One window of Plasmodium berghei ANKA genome assembly, chromosome: 5 genomic DNA carries:
- a CDS encoding pre-mRNA-splicing factor CEF1, putative codes for MRIQIKGGIWKNCEDEVLKAAVMKYGLNNWSRVASLLVRKSAKQCKARWYEWLDPSVKKTEWSKEEEEKLLHLAKLFPTQWRTIAPVVGRTAQQCLEHYEYLLDEAEGKVYDKNKNPRHLRPGEIDPAPETRPARADPVDMDDEEKEMLAEAKARLANTKGKKAKRKAREKQLEQARRLALLQKKRELKAAGIVSNNHYKKNDKNKIDHINEILFERKPLKGFYNVENEQNIEDQSQYRNKNNKDQSISGDSNNKIRSIKSMDVENINKLTDLGQDDNKQNKRGKKNKNEEHDLLNAIENYDKQFNELSHLRKRVRLNLPEPVLNENELDEIIQINKEATSFNQIIKDYNDNNLANGPINNILPSIASTPFVLNQGDMLSSIGTNFYNDNNKSIKFSSVLDHSIQQAAQSIISNNMNMPILYRNEEFTKDSQKKGQYNKSYFKNDETIEEGNIFDDDNNNALDDIRERSKKIKEEIENNQNKIKNEENIAENQRISAKNKIISDIKSFRKNISAYAQSIISYKGFKNDNSMINPSALVNENMIDEDDDNYEERVDRAKLLIKSSLANLPKETNVIELQMPEKDNIPNEDGEIGVELEEDAQEAEKKKKMEEIKKEQDKFNKQNKVIQWNLPRPCFLQKINIFNVPNININEEEKLIQKELLSLIKNDMFNYPIKGAEPVQSMTPYYDDIEDSYLQLARNSINGEIEKNKNLGIKNGYSFIQFVNNVVNLNTTLKGNEQNGNSNGANNETEFDETNKNPWADINERIMFCPSKNIYTFVENMQEKDIIEYYKYKCDHLKKLINKNMEIYKKIENKYDIYTKGYQLKLKSYKKTFNANFNTYINHLSEQEALYNLHEGEQIYALQRMQQEKEENKKELEYHKSLQNIYAELLATNEQLKNAEGNK; via the coding sequence atgaGGATTCAGATTAAGGGAGGAATTTGGAAAAACTGCGAAGATGAAGTTCTGAAAGCAGCTGTTATGAAATATGGATTAAATAACTGGTCTCGTGTTGCTTCTTTACTTGTTCGAAAATCAGCAAAGCAATGTAAAGCACGTTGGTATGAATGGTTGGATCCATCTGTTAAGAAAACGGAATGGAGCAAAGAAGAGGAAGAAAAACTATTACATCTAGCGAAACTATTTCCAACCCAGTGGAGAACTATTGCTCCCGTAGTTGGGAGAACAGCACAACAATGTTTAGAAcattatgaatatttattagaTGAAGCTGAAGGAAAAgtttatgataaaaataaaaatcctAGGCATTTGAGACCAGGTGAAATTGATCCTGCTCCGGAAACTCGGCCTGCTCGTGCTGATCCTGTTGATATGgatgatgaagaaaaagaaatgcTAGCAGAAGCTAAAGCTAGATTAGCAAATACTAAAGGGAAAAAAGCTAAAAGAAAAGCCAGAGAAAAACAATTAGAACAAGCAAGAAGATTAGCATtattgcaaaaaaaaagagaacTAAAAGCAGCTGGTATTGTTTCAAATaatcattataaaaaaaatgataaaaataaaatcgatcatattaatgaaattttatttgaaagGAAACCATTAAAAGGTTTTTACAATGTagaaaatgaacaaaatattgAAGATCAATCTCAATacagaaataaaaataataaagacCAAAGCATATCTGGTGACagtaataacaaaataagaAGCATAAAATCTATGGatgtagaaaatataaataaattaactGACTTGGGGCAAGATGATAATAAACAGAATAAAAGaggtaaaaaaaataaaaacgaaGAGCATGACCTTTTAAATGCTATcgaaaattatgataaacAATTTAACGAATTAAGTCATCTAAGAAAGCGAGTTCGGTTAAATTTGCCTGAACCCgttttaaatgaaaatgaattagatgaaattattcaaattaataaagaAGCGACATCTTTtaatcaaataataaaggattataatgataataatctGGCAAACGGCcctataaataatatattaccTAGTATCGCTAGTACACCATTTGTGTTAAATCAAGGAGATATGCTATCATCTATAGGAACAAATTTTTACAATGATAACAATAAGtcaataaaattttcaagcGTCCTAGATCATAGTATACAACAAGCGGCTCAAAGTATAATATCGAACAATATGAACATGCCCATCTTGTATAGAAATGAAGAATTCACAAAAGATTCTCAAAAAAAAGgacaatataataaaagttattttaaaaatgatgaaactATAGAAGAAGGAAACATATTtgatgatgataataataatgccCTTGATGATATTAGAGAAcgttcaaaaaaaattaaagaagaaattgaaaataaccaaaataaaattaaaaatgaagaaaatatagcAGAAAACCAAAGGATATCCgccaaaaataaaattattagtgatataaaaagttttagaaaaaatataagtgCATATGCACAATCtattatatcatataaaggttttaaaaatgataactCGATGATTAATCCTAGTGCATTagtaaatgaaaatatgattGATGAAGATGATGATAATTATGAGGAAAGGGTAGATAGAGCTAAATTGCTTATAAAGTCGTCTTTAGCAAATTTGCCAAAAGAAACAAATGTTATCGAACTACAAATGCCAGAGAAAGATAATATTCCAAATGAAGATGGAGAAATTGGTGTAGAGTTAGAAGAAGATGCACAAGAGgctgaaaaaaaaaaaaaaatggaagaaataaaaaaagaacaagataaatttaataaacaaaataaagttaTTCAATGGAATTTGCCAAGACCATGTTtcttacaaaaaataaatattttcaatgtgccaaatataaatataaatgaagaagaaaaattaatacaaaaagaattattatctttgataaaaaatgatatgtTTAATTATCCCATTAAAGGAGCTGAGCCTGTCCAAAGTATGACACCATATTATGACGATATAGAAGATTCCTATTTACAGCTAGCTCGAAACTCTATCAATGGCgaaatcgaaaaaaataagaatcTTGGAATTAAAAATGGGTATTCGTTTATCCaatttgttaataatgTAGTAAATCTTAATACTACGTTAAAAggaaatgaacaaaatggAAATTCAAATGGAGCAAATAATGAAACTGAATTTGATGAAACGAATAAAAATCCTTGGGCTGatataaatgaaagaaTTATGTTTTGCccttcaaaaaatatttatacatttgtTGAAAATATGCAAGAAAAGGACATAATAGAATActataaatacaaatgtgatcatttaaaaaaattaattaataagaatatggagatatataaaaaaattgaaaataaatatgatatatatactaaGGGATATCAACTAAAACTAAAAAGTTACAAAAAAACGTTTAATGCtaattttaatacatatattaatcaTTTGAGCGAACAAGAAgctttatataatttgcaTGAAGGGGAACAAATTTATGCATTACAGCGTATGCAACAAGAGAaggaagaaaataaaaaggagCTAGAATATCACAAAtctttacaaaatatatatgctgAGTTGCTTGCCACAAATGAACAATTGAAAAATGCCgaaggaaataaataa
- a CDS encoding bromodomain protein 1, putative has product MMYEDFNTLPLIKSIREDSIENIHKFLEENYKEYEADENGEFKKKIEIIDKQTQSTPLFYVTARKNDEESVKICQLLIEKFGICNPVSKDLMKQTCLFYAAREGHLQLCKYLIEKGCNPNDADNFGQTCLFYASREGKTECVDIIIKKGGNPNLLDLNKQTCLFYACRDGRYETVKCLLENGVNPSIKDAQRRTALTFAKGNGHNNIINLLKNAGTVAKPGSVVHTQPKNAKLNTTQYLGSVKSESNANVSSNVDPTNSGDTQRKKYKLQYQPLEDDPELWLDAPLIKIKEFERKFPDLALWPKNGDVTKNENSNLNDAFNKQWYSLANQIIQALSKYEGGHIFERLVDTKKQNCPDYYDVIKNPMSFSCIKAKLKKGQYSSPQEFINDVQLVFYNCSVYNTAGTIVAITGKNIEAYFNNQLIVTGFSNFVQKEKNINDHLQKVEEENERWAEEHPSIIKDENSENNNELNQLNNEMNNEQNSEVNNED; this is encoded by the exons ATGATGTACGAAGATTTTAATACGCTGCCATTGATAAAATCAATTAGAGAAGACTCCattgaaaatatacacaaatttttagaagagaattataaagaatatGAAGCAGATGAAAATGGAGAGttcaaaaagaaaattgaAATAATAGACAAGCAAACACAATCAACAccattattttatgtaaCAGCAAGAAAAAATGACGAAGAATCTGTAAAGATATGCCAATtattaattgaaaaatttgGTATATGCAATCCTGTATCAAAAGATTTGATGAAACAAacttgtttattttatgcaGCAAGGGAAGGGCATCTCCAATTATGTAAGTATTTAATTGAAAAAGGTTGTAACCCTAATGATGCAGATAATTTTGGTCAAACATGCTTATTTTATGCATCGAGAGAAGGCAAAACTGAATGTGttgatattataattaaaaaaggagGAAATCCAAATTTATTAgatttaaataaacaaacaTGCTTATTTTATGCATGTAGAGATGGTAGATATGAAACAGTTAAATGTTTACTTGAAAATGGAGTTAATCCTTCAATAAAAGATGCACAAAGAAGAACAGCTTTAACTTTTGCTAAAGGGAATGgtcataataatattattaatctTCTAAAAAATGCTGGTACTGTAGCGAAACCTGGAAGTGTCGTGCATACACAACCCAAAAATGCAA AATTGAATACAACCCAATATTTGGGCTCTGTAAAAAGTGAGTCCAATGCCAACGTGAGTTCCAATGTGGACCCTACTAACAGTG GTGACACACAGCGAAAGAAATACAAATTGCAATATCAGCCCTTAGAGGACGACCCTGAATTATGGCTAGATGCCcctttaataaaaataaaagaatttGAGCGTAAATTTCCAGATCTAGCCTTATGGCCGAAAAATGGGGAtgtaacaaaaaatgaaaatagtaATTTAAATGACGCATTTAACAAACAATGGTATTCATTAGCTAACCAAATAATTCAGGCATTAAGTAAATATGAAGGTGGTCATATATTTGAAAGATTAGTGGATactaaaaaacaaaattgtCCTGATTATTATGATGTTATTAAAAATCCCATGTCATTTAGTTGCATAAAagcaaaattaaaaaaaggcCAATATTCATCCCCTCAAGAATTTATAAATGACGTACAGCtagttttttataattgttCTGTATATAATACAGCTGGTACTATTGTAGCAATTacaggaaaaaatattgaggcatattttaataaccAATTAATTGTTACTGGATTTAGCAATTTTGTtcaaaaagagaaaaatattaatgatcatttacaaaaagttgaagaagaaaatgaacGATGGGCCGAAGAACACCCAAGCATTATAAAAGACGAAAAtagtgaaaataataacgaGTTAAATCAATTGAATAATGAAATGAATAACGAACAAAATAGTGAGGTAAATAATGAAgactaa
- a CDS encoding plasmepsin VII, with translation MKSVYHHFAIIFFLKLFLCNCILSIPKKTLGKGLFSLGLNEFKNNVDNNSLNILGELKNSKPFINKSFIQINEKKDNVLLLKLYKQNIASDKLSTYYGKIAIGENSENIFNVLFDTGSTEFWVPFKTCKFTKNNIHNKYERTQSFKYKYDDKGLPSVLEINYLSGKLVGFDGYDTVYLGPGFAIPHTNIAFATSIDIPVLEKFKWDGIIGLGFENEDSQKRGIKPFLDHLKDEKILTEKNYKNIFGYYITNTGGYITLGGIDNRFKRSPDEKIIWSPVSTEMGFWTIDILGIRKEKQPYMNERRDDEVIVKYEGFHDGSNKSIVDTGTFLIYAPKKTIENYLNDLTINSCEDKQKLPYIIFQIKSKEIESIKGLSVIELVLSPNDYVIEYIDEVNSTKECIIGIQSDEDNINGWTLGQVFLKSYYTIFDKDNLQIGFVRNKQTINDETYLNESFLRVSKKRNKKKSYNGPL, from the exons ATGAAAAGTGTATATCACCATTTTgccattatattttttctgaaattgtttttatgCAATTGCATATTATCTATACCCAAAAAAACTCTTGGTAAAggtttattttctttaggGTTAAacgaatttaaaaataatgtagacaataattctttaaatatattaggagaattaaaaaattcaaagccttttataaataaatcttttatacaaataaatgaaaaaaaagacaatgttttgttattaaaattgtataaacAAAACATAGCTTCTGATAAACTGTCTACTTATTATGGTAAGATAGCAATAGGTGAAAATTCagaaaacatatttaatgttttatttgataCAGGTTCAACTGAATTTTGGGTACCTTTTAAAACTTgtaaatttacaaaaaataatatccataataaatatgaacgTACCCAATcgtttaaatataaatatgacgATAAAGGGTTGCCAAGTGTATTGGAGATAAATTACCTCAGTGGAAAGTTAGTAGGATTTGACG GCTACGATACGGTTTACCTAGGCCCGGGCTTTGCCATCCCCCATACGAATATAGCATTTGCC ACAAGCATAGATATACCCGTTTTGGAAAAATTCAAATgg gACGGGATAATAGGGCTTGGATTCGAAAATGAAGATTCTCAAAAGCGCGGAATAAAACCATT TTTAGATCATttaaaagatgaaaaaattttaacaGAGAAAAATTACAAGAACATATTTGGTTATTATATAACTAACACag GAGGGTATATAACACTAGGTGGAATAGATAATCGTTTTAAAAGAAGTCctgatgaaaaaattat TTGGAGCCCAGTTTCAACAGAGATGGGGTTTTGGACAA TTGATATTTTAGGAATACGAAAGGAAAAACAACCATATATGAATGAAAGAAGAGATGATGAAGTGATTGTAAAATATGAAGGATTTCATGATGGAAGTAATAAATCAATAGTTGATACTGGAacctttttaatatatgcacctaaaaaaacaatagaaaattatttaaatgatcTGACAATAAATTCTTGTGaagataaacaaaaattaccatatataatttttcaaataaaatccAAAGAAATTGAATCAATAAAAGGATTATCTGTTATTGAATTAGTTTTATCTCCTAATGATTATGTCATAGAATATATAGATGAAGTGAATTCAACAAAAGAATGTATCATAGGTATACAATCCGATGAAGACAATATAAATGGATGGACGCTAGGAcaagtttttttaaaatccTATTACACTATTTTTGATAAAGATAATTTACAGATTGGTTTTGTTCGAAATAAGCAAACCATAAATGATgaaacatatttaaatgaatcATTTCTAAGGGttagtaaaaaaagaaataaaaaaaagagttATAATGGGCCACTATAA
- a CDS encoding ubiquitin-conjugating enzyme E2, putative — protein MNHQAALTRKQCDFTKLIMAGYDLELNNGSTQDFDVMFHGPNGTAYEGGIWKVHVTLPDDYPFASPSIGFINKLLHPNVDEASGSVCLDVINQTWTPLYSLVNVFEVFLPQLLTYPNPSDPLNSDAASLLMKDKHIYEEKVKEYVKLYASKDLWEQQKKDKNTSKMNGNISPVSELSYADQEVQDVDLDNL, from the exons atgaatCACCAAGCAGCTTTGACGAGAAAACAATGTGACTTCACCAAGCT tATTATGGCTGGATATGACTTAGAATTAAACAATGGAAGTACACAAGATTTTGATGTTATGTTTCATGGGCCAAATGgaa CTGCCTATGAAGGAGGGATTTGGAAAGTCCATGTAACTTTGCCAGATGATTACCCATTTGCATCTCCTTCTATTGGATTTATCAATAAACTTTTACATCCTAATGTTGATGAAGCATCGGGATCTGTATGTTTAGATGTTATTAACCAAACCTGGACCCCTTTATATA GTCTTGTAAACGTATTTGAAGTATTTTTACCTCAATTGCTTACCTACCCTAATCCATCTGATCCCTTAAACAGTGATGCTGCTTCCCTACTTATGAAagataaacatatttatgaaGAAAAAGTAAAAG AGTATGTAAAATTATACGCAAGTAAAGATTTATGGGAACagcaaaaaaaagataaaaatacgTCAAAAATGAATGGTAATATATCACCTGTTAGCGAATTATCATATGCTGATCAAGAAGTTCAAGACGTAGATTTGGATAAcctataa
- a CDS encoding Sec1 family protein, putative yields the protein MSMNIQEEQKNSAIHMLNLNEYSEGLNNSGNMSYYSHDKIWKVLIYDSEGQNILAPLLKIGSLRHHGVTLNLNLHNERNTIPEVNAVYFIDSNKENIDKVIKDMINNMYGSYYINFVSYIDNEMFEYFANECVKNNVVSYISKITDRYLKFISLSSSTFSLNIPRCFKILHETDENLIQNVMNKITEGLTSLLVTLGVVPIIRVSSNDSYPSKIIAEKLHKNIYELLNLRSTNNYIFNSKNAQRPLLILADRDIDLSVMIQHSWTYQALIHDVFDIKLNKINLVPSSGSSNTPKSYEKNVTKHYDIDNNDSFFLNNCNKPFPEVANNISECLNEYNEKMKSLNKNDKNANNNDNLTGGLMSAMNILPEMAEHKRLLDMHTNILTELIKEIKERELDRFYENEFDFESSNDKVCIQHMNNILNSVKANNYDKYRAFLCLYIAKRNLNSQTIDQFIQQLNQLNIDTSAIYFIKQLENFKSMNINININSQLNRTASNGFSNSISNPTNNTSSFKQQFNTYSNIFIDKGFNILQGAKNLLPKRREIKITKLVETLIENKPSALNDQFIYIDPKNTPNTKMNLHIKNENIKDCIIFIIGGGNYIEVSALKDLEEKLNKKIIYGSTDFVRAENFVQELNETGRTLKC from the coding sequence ATGTCGATGAATATCCAAgaagaacaaaaaaacaGCGCAATCCATATGCTGAACTTAAATGAATATAGCGAAGGGTTAAATAATAGTGGTAATATGTCATATTATTCTCATGATAAAATATGGAAagttttaatatatgattcTGAGGgccaaaatatattagcccctttattaaaaattggTAGTTTAAGGCACCATGGTGTaacattaaatttaaatttacaCAACGAAAGAAATACAATACCAGAGGTGAATGCcgtttattttattgatagtaataaagaaaatatagataaagttataaaagatatgataaataatatgtatgggagttattatataaattttgtttcATATATAGATAATGAAATGTTTGAATATTTTGCCAATGAGTGCGTAAAAAACAATGTAGTTTcttatatatcaaaaataacAGATAGGTacttaaaatttattagttTATCTAGCTCtacattttctttaaatatcCCTCGCTGCTTTAAAATACTGCATGAAACAgatgaaaatttaatacaaaatgttatgaacaaaataacaGAAGGCTTGACCTCATTATTAGTCACATTGGGTGTTGTACCAATTATAAGAGTTTCATCAAATGATTCATATCCTTCTAAAATTATTGCAGAaaaattacataaaaatatttatgaattattaaatttaagatcgacaaataattatatatttaattcaaaaaatgcACAAAGACCATTACTAATCTTAGCAGATAGAGACATAGATTTAAGTGTTATGATTCAACACTCTTGGACATATCAAGCATTAATTCACGATGTGTTTGATATAAAGttgaataaaattaatttagtACCGAGCAGTGGGAGCAGTAATACACCGAAAagttatgaaaaaaatgtaacgAAACATTATGatattgataataatgattcattttttttaaacaattgTAATAAACCATTTCCAGAAGTtgcaaataatataagtgAATgtttaaatgaatataatgaaaaaatgaaaagcttaaataaaaatgataaaaatgcCAATAACAATGATAATCTAACAGGGGGATTGATGTCTGCTATGAATATATTGCCAGAAATGGCTGAACATAAAAGGTTATTAGATATgcatacaaatatattaactgaattaattaaagaaataaaagaaagaGAACTAGATcgattttatgaaaatgaatttgATTTTGAATCTTCTAATGATAAAGTTTGTATACAgcatatgaataatatattaaattctGTAAAagcaaataattatgataaatatagagcctttttatgtttatacaTAGCTAAAAGAAATTTAAATTCACAAACCATAGACCAATTTATTCAACAGTTAAATCaattaaatatagatacatctgctatttattttattaaacaattagaaaattttaaatccatgaatattaatattaatattaattcaCAATTAAATCGTACAGCTAGTAATGGTTTTAGCAATAGTATTTCGAACCCTACTAATAATACCAGTTCCTTTAAACAGCAGTTTAATACATatagtaatatatttattgacAAAGggtttaatatattacagGGAGCTAAAAATCTATTACCTAAAAGAagagaaataaaaattactAAGCTAGTTGAAACGCTTATAGAGAATAAACCTTCCGCATTAAATGAccaatttatttatattgatCCGAAAAACACACCAAATACTAAAATGAATttacatattaaaaatgaaaatataaaagattgtataatatttattattggTGGTGGAAATTATATAGAAGTTTCAGCATTAAAAGATTTggaagaaaaattaaataaaaaaattatatacgGATCTACTGATTTTGTTAGGGCCGAAAACTTTGTTCAAGAGCTCAACGAAACAGGAAGAACTTTAAAATGCTGA
- a CDS encoding ribosomal protein L27, putative: MRIHFLLTIIFILKCYICAKTKYNNYGSWIDLKYPGKKERSKTYRINLMHINNTIPLENIYKKIHNNLKCNIIYNVKYYRNYFINSYYKKTNIVKVKRLNNLWAKKKGVGSTKNGRDSNPKNLGVKILGNNFAHAGNIIVRQRGRTFKPGYGVKQGRDFTLVATKSGKVHFFNRVVSIIDVSAPKIMTYKDVYQENPTILSLSKMWTSAA, translated from the coding sequence ATGagaattcattttttgcttacaattattttcatattaaaatgttatatatgtgccaaaacaaaatataataactaTGGATCGTGGATAGATTTAAAGTACCCAgggaaaaaagaaagatcAAAAACCTACAGAATAAATTTGAtgcatattaataatacaattccgttagaaaatatatataaaaaaatacacaatAATTTGAAGtgtaatataatttataacgTAAAATACTACAGAAATTACTTTATAAATagttattataaaaaaacaaatatagtAAAAGTTAAACGCcttaataatttatgggctaaaaaaaaaggtgTCGGAAGTACAAAAAATGGTAGAGATAGTAATCCCAAAAATTTAggtgtaaaaatattaggAAATAATTTTGCACACGCTGgtaatattattgttagGCAAAGAGGAAGGACGTTTAAACCAGGTTATGGAGTAAAGCAAGGAAGAGATTTCACTTTAGTTGCAACTAAATCTGGAAaagttcatttttttaatcgtGTTGTAAGTATTATTGATGTTAGTGCCCCTAAAATAATGACGTATAAAGATGTTTATCAAGAAAATCCAACCATTCTAAGCTTATCAAAAATGTGGACTTCTGCAGCTTAG
- a CDS encoding thioredoxin-like associated protein 2, putative → MYTLGGMNYEYANPMVFNINNKNTENISHSSSPTVRPVPINYQGYTSQNTSLVSFNNQNNINSNDNSNFYIQRYKNPENHKSSLKYSTTQYIPKNKIDGINEMINIRKHRNYINNNNNNNNNGNINNRVNQNSVVLPANYSSYNRLPINPYYANGLDHTTQNNEMKLTYDKIDSSNKHEKIKSMIIPNTMEADNPNYEEKRQKMKNVYIQDPQKNNNFVIKMKRDEQISNSNKQHFIKKEKEKTLLLDDINHSRNVIFAKSPKNNTNYPIYDILDTDKKLRLQNQFGKERKLTVKNEIEYKGERERDLYNKFKGGIENRKGEYLYKENNDIENKKKVNIKEVKKYNSISLKSDANKNERGTNIFKNKKMNGNIIDKDKKKLECIVSMNFKEDAFDLKNGLKAFKNIIIVDRNNMIKKWNGYEWMKLENDFHFFIKARYDNKGNIWLINNSYEILKLKDNKYKKYGNIANQEIVDIGFDKKNVLWCINRKGELLKWDKTQWKKIKYSGFHKLISLAFDIKGNLWGLNSKRILALWNTKNKCWGEKIVNSELKISSMDFDKDGKIWAISNNGALLTYVSDQWINFGYVCLDELISISFRT, encoded by the coding sequence ATGTACACACTCGGTGGAATGAATTATGAATACGCCAATCCAATGGTGtttaacataaataataaaaatacagaaaatatatctCATAGTTCTTCTCCAACTGTTCGTCCAGTGCCAATAAATTATCAAGGTTACACATCACAAAATACAAGTTTAgtttcatttaataatcaaaataatattaatagcaacgataattcaaatttttatatccaACGTTATAAGAATCCTGAAAATCACAAATCGTCTTTGAAATATAGTACTACGCAATATATAccgaaaaataaaatagacGGAATAAATGAAATGATAAACATTCGTAAGCACcgtaattatataaataataataataataataataataatggaaatataaataaccGTGTGAATCAGAATTCGGTTGTATTGCCTGCAAATTATAGTTCATATAACAGATTGCCGATAAATCCCTATTATGCAAATGGATTAGATCATACCACCCAAAACAACGAAATGAAATTAActtatgataaaattgatTCATCAAATAAACATGAGAAAATAAAGTCTATGATTATTCCCAATACTATGGAAGCTGATAACCCAAATTATGAAGAAAAACgccaaaaaatgaaaaatgtatatattcaggatccacaaaaaaataataattttgtgataaaaatgaaaagggATGAACAAATTTCAAATTCGAACAAACAacattttatcaaaaaagaaaaagaaaaaacatTGTTATTAGATGATATAAATCATTCAAGAAATGTAATATTTGCAAAATctccaaaaaataatacaaattatccaatatatgatattttaGATACAGATAAAAAGTTAAGACTTCAAAATCAATTTGGAAAAGAAAGGAAATTAACtgtaaaaaatgaaatagaaTATAAGGGAGAAAGGGAAAGAGATctgtataataaatttaaaggGGGTATAGAAAATAGAAAAGGcgaatatttatataaagagaataatgatatagaaaataaaaaaaaagtaaatataaaagaagtaaaaaaatataatagtatATCTCTCAAAAGTGATGCaaacaaaaatgaaaggggaacaaatatttttaaaaacaaaaaaatgaatggAAATATTATAGACAAAGATAAGAAGAAACTAGAATGTATCGTTTCCATGAATTTTAAGGAAGATGCatttgatttaaaaaatggattaaaagcatttaaaaacattattattgttgatagaaataatatgataaaaaaatggaatggATATGAATGGATGAAATTAGAAAAcgattttcatttttttattaaagcAAGATATGATAATAAAGGTAATATTTGGCTCATAAATAATTCTTATGAGAtcttaaaattaaaagataacaaatataaaaaatatggcaATATAGCTAACCAGGAAATTGTAGACATAGgctttgataaaaaaaatgttttatggTGTATAAATCGTAAAGGGGAATTACTTAAATGGGACAAAACacaatggaaaaaaataaagtattCAGGGTTTCATAAGTTAATAAGCTTAGCATTTGATATTAAGGGAAATTTATGGGGTCTTAATTCGAAGAGAATATTAGCACTTTggaatacaaaaaataaatgctGGGGTGAAAAAATTGTCAATTCAGAACTAAAAATTTCTTCTATGGATTTTGATAAGGATGGAAAAATATGGGCAATTTCAAATAACGGTGCGTTATTAACATATGTATCTGATCAGTGGATAAACTTTGGATATGTATGCTTAGATGAATTAATTTCTATCAGCTTTAGGACGTAG